In a single window of the Aminomonas paucivorans DSM 12260 genome:
- a CDS encoding fibronectin type III domain-containing protein, which produces MSPYSQLRWACESADQYEVYLGTTPDFLDPVGTVATKAFKPVPIFAPGHTYYWRIVALETGTGKSAPGPVWSFTTGTATNLPSNPNPQDGATEVRLHPTMTWDSDAAQWVVRFGTSETGLSQTLTTAVRSYSLSEDLKPGVQYFWQVTAIYPGGILRDGPVWTFTATRTVPPSPGDLTWDSGGGCSVWGSGLSGVGVFLAATGVLLASRRRR; this is translated from the coding sequence GTGAGCCCTTATTCCCAGCTTCGCTGGGCCTGCGAGAGCGCCGACCAGTACGAGGTCTACCTTGGGACGACCCCGGACTTCCTCGACCCCGTGGGCACCGTAGCCACCAAGGCCTTCAAGCCCGTACCCATCTTTGCCCCGGGACACACCTACTACTGGAGGATCGTGGCGCTGGAGACCGGAACGGGGAAAAGTGCTCCGGGCCCCGTCTGGTCCTTCACCACGGGAACCGCCACGAACCTGCCCTCCAACCCCAACCCTCAGGACGGGGCCACGGAGGTCCGCCTTCACCCCACCATGACCTGGGACAGCGATGCCGCCCAATGGGTCGTCCGTTTCGGCACCTCCGAGACGGGGCTAAGCCAGACCCTGACCACCGCAGTGCGATCCTATTCTCTCAGCGAAGACCTGAAACCCGGCGTCCAGTACTTCTGGCAGGTGACGGCGATCTACCCGGGGGGCATCCTCCGGGACGGCCCCGTCTGGACCTTCACCGCCACCCGGACGGTCCCCCCGTCTCCGGGAGATCTCACCTGGGACAGCGGCGGCGGCTGCTCCGTCTGGGGTTCCGGCCTCTCCGGCGTGGGGGTCTTCCTGGCCGCAACGGGGGTTCTCCTGGCGTCCCGGCGCCGCAGGTAG
- a CDS encoding GspE/PulE family protein — protein MAEVQRHLRLGDLLVQAGAISEVNLESALQEQKGSFLRLGEILLKNGWLTEKQLAEALSRQMKIPLVSLARYRPSPEALKIIPESLARRLEVVPLSILETEAVSVAMSDPLNVLALDELRMVTGRNIELSVATASDIRRAFDQFYRVQASLEEAMVEVMEDRKSSGIGTDGGLNLLDISVDDAPVVKLVNNILEQAVREGASDIHIEGFERNSRVRFRIDGTLFDALEYPKNLHPAVCSRIKIMSGMDISERRRPQDGRLLVKILSRKVDLRVSSLPALYGEKIVMRLLDQENAMVGLEKLGLEPQERGLVEDMIAYPYGIVLVTGPTGSGKSTSLYSLLEMLNTPQVNIITVEDPVEYTIQGVNQVQVNEKAGLTFSETLRSILRQDPDKIMVGEIRDQETAQLAIRAALTGHLVLSTLHTNDAPSAVARLVDMGIQPFMVASSLVAVVAQRLVRRLCPACKKEQVLPPQVLKGFGLPEDAVTYLPVGCEECRGTGYKGRTAIFEILLVDEDVRRAIVEELPSHALRQLAVSKGMTTLRQAGIRKILAGITSVEEMMSETMQ, from the coding sequence ATGGCGGAAGTCCAGCGCCACCTTCGGCTGGGAGACCTGTTGGTTCAGGCGGGGGCCATCTCCGAGGTCAACCTGGAGTCGGCCCTGCAGGAGCAGAAGGGCTCCTTTCTGCGCCTGGGGGAGATCCTCCTCAAGAACGGCTGGCTCACGGAAAAGCAGCTTGCGGAGGCCCTGAGCCGCCAGATGAAAATTCCCCTGGTCTCGCTGGCCCGGTACCGCCCCAGTCCGGAGGCCCTCAAGATCATCCCCGAATCCCTGGCCCGAAGGCTGGAAGTGGTTCCTCTGAGCATTCTGGAGACCGAAGCCGTGTCCGTGGCCATGTCGGACCCCCTGAACGTTCTGGCTCTGGACGAGTTGCGCATGGTGACGGGCCGGAACATCGAACTCAGCGTCGCCACCGCCTCGGACATCCGTCGGGCCTTCGACCAGTTCTACCGCGTCCAGGCCAGCCTGGAGGAGGCCATGGTGGAGGTGATGGAGGACCGTAAATCCTCCGGGATCGGGACGGACGGCGGGCTGAACCTCCTGGACATCAGCGTGGACGACGCGCCGGTGGTGAAGCTGGTGAACAACATCCTGGAGCAGGCGGTGCGGGAGGGGGCCTCGGACATCCACATCGAGGGGTTCGAGCGGAACTCCCGGGTGCGTTTCCGCATCGACGGGACCCTCTTCGACGCCCTGGAGTACCCCAAGAACCTGCACCCCGCGGTGTGCTCCCGCATCAAGATCATGAGCGGCATGGACATTTCCGAGCGTCGTCGTCCCCAGGACGGCCGCCTGCTGGTGAAGATCCTCTCCCGTAAGGTGGACCTGCGCGTTTCGTCCCTTCCCGCCCTCTACGGCGAGAAGATCGTCATGCGTCTCCTGGATCAGGAGAACGCCATGGTGGGTTTGGAAAAGCTGGGCCTGGAACCCCAAGAGCGGGGGCTGGTGGAGGACATGATCGCCTACCCCTACGGCATCGTTCTGGTCACGGGGCCCACGGGAAGCGGAAAATCCACCAGCCTCTACTCCCTCCTGGAGATGCTCAACACCCCCCAGGTGAACATCATCACCGTGGAGGACCCGGTGGAGTACACCATCCAGGGGGTCAACCAGGTGCAGGTGAACGAAAAGGCGGGGCTGACCTTCAGCGAGACCCTCCGTTCCATCCTGCGCCAGGACCCGGACAAGATCATGGTGGGGGAGATCCGGGACCAGGAGACCGCCCAGCTCGCCATCCGGGCGGCCCTCACGGGACACCTGGTGCTCTCCACCCTGCACACCAACGATGCCCCCAGCGCCGTGGCCCGGCTGGTGGACATGGGCATCCAGCCCTTCATGGTGGCCTCCTCCCTGGTGGCGGTGGTGGCCCAGCGACTGGTCCGCCGCCTCTGCCCGGCCTGCAAGAAGGAACAGGTCCTCCCCCCGCAGGTGCTCAAGGGCTTCGGACTGCCGGAGGACGCGGTGACCTACCTTCCCGTGGGGTGCGAAGAGTGCCGAGGCACGGGGTACAAGGGCCGGACGGCCATTTTTGAAATCCTCCTGGTGGACGAGGACGTCCGCCGGGCCATCGTGGAGGAGCTTCCCTCCCACGCCCTCCGGCAGCTGGCGGTGAGCAAGGGCATGACCACCCTCCGTCAGGCGGGGATCCGCAAGATCCTGGCGGGGATCACCAGCGTGGAGGAAATGATGAGCGAGACCATGCAATAG
- a CDS encoding type IV pilus twitching motility protein PilT: MATPGFRSLLYELIRRSGSDLHLGVGTSPAVRVDGTLVYLNTPALTHADLLEHLGELLPPGKGEVLEREKELDFSFSYLEGSESARFRVNCSFERGNPAVALRMIPTNVRTTRQLCLPPSVDQVAERLRGLFLVTGPTGSGKSTTLAALVQQVNMTRPCHVVTVEDPVEYLFRSERAMIHQREVGTDTHSFAEALKRVLRQDPDVIMIGEMRDLETVSAAVTAAETGHLVLATLHTPDAPQTVDRIVDVFPSYQQPQVRMQLANILVGICSQQLIPLPGGGRTVATELLWATPAVRNCIREGKTSQIKSLLQTGAAQGMHTMDQDLARQYREGVLPRDLLPQFAFDPKELERLLLPGGEGAFSGSRGPLRNSETTL; the protein is encoded by the coding sequence ATGGCGACCCCGGGTTTCCGTTCTCTGCTCTACGAACTCATCCGGCGCAGCGGCAGCGACCTGCACCTGGGAGTGGGCACCAGCCCCGCCGTCCGCGTGGACGGCACGCTGGTCTACCTCAACACCCCCGCCCTGACCCATGCGGACCTCCTGGAGCACCTGGGGGAACTGCTTCCTCCAGGGAAGGGGGAAGTGTTGGAACGAGAAAAGGAGTTGGACTTCAGCTTCTCCTACCTGGAGGGGAGCGAGTCCGCCCGGTTTCGGGTAAACTGCTCCTTCGAGCGGGGCAACCCGGCCGTGGCGCTGCGCATGATCCCCACCAACGTGCGCACCACCCGTCAGCTGTGCCTCCCCCCCTCGGTGGACCAGGTGGCAGAGCGGCTGCGGGGACTCTTCCTCGTCACGGGCCCCACGGGTTCGGGGAAGAGCACCACCCTGGCGGCCCTGGTGCAGCAGGTGAACATGACCCGGCCCTGCCACGTGGTGACCGTGGAGGACCCGGTGGAGTATCTGTTCCGCTCCGAGCGGGCCATGATCCACCAGCGGGAGGTGGGGACGGACACCCACTCCTTCGCCGAGGCCTTAAAGCGCGTGCTTCGCCAGGACCCGGACGTCATCATGATCGGGGAGATGCGGGATCTGGAGACGGTTTCCGCGGCGGTCACCGCCGCCGAGACGGGACACCTGGTGTTGGCCACCCTTCATACCCCCGACGCCCCCCAGACGGTGGACCGGATCGTGGACGTCTTCCCGTCCTACCAGCAGCCCCAGGTGCGGATGCAGCTTGCCAACATCCTGGTGGGCATCTGCTCCCAGCAACTCATCCCCCTTCCCGGAGGGGGCCGCACCGTGGCCACGGAGCTTCTCTGGGCCACCCCGGCGGTGCGCAACTGCATCCGGGAGGGCAAGACCTCCCAGATCAAGAGCCTCCTCCAGACGGGAGCCGCCCAGGGCATGCACACCATGGACCAGGACCTGGCCCGGCAGTATCGGGAGGGGGTCCTTCCCCGAGACCTGCTCCCCCAGTTCGCCTTCGACCCCAAGGAACTGGAAAGGCTCCTCCTCCCGGGGGGAGAGGGGGCGTTCTCTGGGTCCAGAGGCCCGTTGCGCAATTCCGAGACAACGCTATAA
- a CDS encoding type II secretion system F family protein: MQTGTVEFANQDGAVDWIRKQGWVPISVTEAGERGSSKSRQGTARRSLFAPRIRLKDKALAFRQMSTMVAAGITVAGALNILEDQIQNKALAAAFTRVGKGVAAGFSLGTSLRREAAFSPLMVALIQAGEEGGVLDLSLQRLSDFLEKQEALRRKVLSAVTYPLVVLLVCALVMVLLVFVVIPKFSAVFSHLGVPLPWVTRAMFGSALWLKDHLPHIGVALALSTLGLLGLRRLESFRNAWDKWKLRMPLFGDILYKSVLARSFRTFGTLVASGVPLLQCLEMSSQVADNHHVARSYLTLRDAAEKGVPLHAVAKKNKLFPPMVCHMMAIGEETGKLEEMLGKIADWYEMELEEKVKQLTSILEPVLILFVGGVVALVALAIFLPITQAIQSMM, encoded by the coding sequence GTGCAGACCGGCACGGTGGAGTTTGCCAACCAGGACGGGGCGGTGGACTGGATCCGCAAGCAGGGGTGGGTGCCCATCTCCGTCACCGAGGCGGGAGAGAGGGGCAGCAGCAAGAGCCGGCAGGGAACAGCCCGACGTTCCCTCTTCGCCCCGAGGATCCGCCTCAAGGACAAGGCCCTGGCCTTCCGGCAGATGTCCACCATGGTGGCCGCAGGCATCACCGTGGCCGGGGCGCTCAACATCCTGGAGGACCAGATCCAGAACAAGGCCCTGGCGGCGGCCTTCACCCGAGTGGGAAAGGGGGTGGCGGCGGGATTCTCCCTGGGGACATCCCTGCGCAGGGAAGCGGCCTTTTCTCCCCTCATGGTGGCGCTGATCCAGGCGGGGGAGGAAGGGGGCGTGCTGGACCTGAGCCTCCAGCGCCTCTCGGACTTCCTGGAAAAACAGGAAGCCCTTCGGCGCAAAGTCCTCTCCGCGGTCACCTACCCCCTGGTGGTGCTTCTGGTGTGCGCCCTGGTGATGGTGCTGCTGGTGTTCGTGGTGATCCCCAAGTTCTCCGCCGTCTTCAGCCATCTGGGGGTCCCCCTGCCCTGGGTTACGCGAGCCATGTTCGGCAGCGCCCTGTGGCTGAAAGACCACCTGCCCCATATAGGCGTCGCCCTTGCCCTGTCCACCCTGGGTCTCCTGGGGCTGCGTCGCCTGGAGAGCTTTCGCAACGCCTGGGACAAATGGAAGCTCCGCATGCCCCTCTTCGGGGACATCCTGTACAAAAGCGTCCTGGCCCGCAGCTTTCGCACCTTCGGAACCCTGGTGGCCTCGGGAGTGCCGCTGCTTCAGTGCCTGGAGATGTCCTCCCAGGTGGCGGACAACCACCACGTGGCCCGCTCGTACCTGACCCTGCGGGACGCGGCGGAGAAGGGCGTTCCCCTTCACGCGGTGGCCAAGAAGAACAAGCTCTTTCCCCCCATGGTGTGCCACATGATGGCCATCGGGGAGGAGACGGGAAAGCTGGAGGAGATGCTGGGGAAGATCGCCGACTGGTACGAGATGGAGCTGGAGGAGAAGGTCAAGCAGCTCACCTCCATCCTGGAGCCGGTGCTCATCCTCTTCGTGGGGGGCGTGGTGGCCCTGGTGGCCCTGGCCATCTTCCTGCCCATCACCCAGGCGATCCAAAGCATGATGTGA
- a CDS encoding prepilin-type N-terminal cleavage/methylation domain-containing protein, protein MRNGALKNLRERKRKGFTLVELLIVIIIIGILAGAMLLVAGAGTDKAEATKIVSDLRSLKSASLMYYADKNSWPSKIDDIKDYMDREIGANFTITSKDGNPYVQRTDIDKKVIVKLNDMATASGISVDATAAAMRIK, encoded by the coding sequence ATGCGGAATGGTGCCCTGAAGAACCTGAGGGAACGGAAGCGCAAGGGATTCACCCTGGTGGAGCTGCTCATCGTCATCATCATCATCGGGATCCTTGCAGGAGCGATGTTGCTGGTGGCGGGGGCGGGAACGGATAAGGCGGAAGCCACGAAGATCGTCAGCGACCTGAGGTCTTTGAAGAGTGCATCGTTGATGTACTATGCTGATAAGAATTCATGGCCGTCTAAGATTGACGATATTAAGGATTATATGGATCGCGAGATTGGAGCAAATTTTACAATTACAAGTAAAGATGGAAACCCTTACGTACAGAGGACTGATATAGACAAGAAGGTTATTGTTAAGCTGAATGACATGGCAACTGCTTCGGGTATCAGCGTAGATGCTACCGCAGCTGCCATGAGGATTAAATAG
- a CDS encoding type IV pilus modification PilV family protein, with product MTRRHAFALVESLIALVILTIVLFSLAASVLFSHVMALHTLQKEGAYRVGLEALETLEAGSIPVSGVLPYQVTLASADLAEGRSHTARVTWQSPLGPRETTLQRVVPRNASLVP from the coding sequence TTGACGCGCAGACATGCCTTTGCCCTGGTGGAATCCCTGATCGCCCTGGTGATTCTGACGATCGTCCTCTTTTCCCTGGCCGCGTCGGTGCTGTTTTCTCATGTCATGGCGCTGCACACGCTGCAGAAGGAGGGGGCCTACCGGGTGGGGCTGGAGGCGTTGGAGACGCTGGAGGCGGGGTCGATCCCCGTCTCCGGCGTCCTTCCCTACCAGGTCACGTTGGCCTCCGCAGACCTGGCGGAGGGACGAAGCCACACCGCCCGGGTCACCTGGCAATCCCCCCTGGGACCTCGGGAGACGACGTTGCAGAGGGTGGTGCCCCGAAATGCCTCCCTGGTCCCTTAG
- a CDS encoding prepilin-type N-terminal cleavage/methylation domain-containing protein — protein MPPWSLRTPSRPNLRAFTLVELLVTLLLAALVMGATLSLLAVYVRHFQRVDALASAQMRGEMVAAILRNPIQHAGLGLSDDVPSQVFPGLGEVQTWGRTLEATSNDTALRAVYGVPSGLVLVVSDSVTLKASGSSGDTVALTLSAPVPADMAEVDGTRTKGWVFFAASEKPLRVQALAGATLTLRNPQSTDVTLAPYDELLWVRALRATRQGDTLYTEDVTLSPPAPRLEEGSLSDLRFQVQGGTCTVHVLACGQGGEGTPGIPPGWPASFGTVLPAAKAQAPHAYVRAAWRVRN, from the coding sequence ATGCCTCCCTGGTCCCTTAGAACCCCCTCCCGTCCCAACCTTAGGGCCTTCACCCTGGTGGAGCTTCTGGTGACCCTTCTGCTGGCCGCCCTGGTCATGGGGGCCACCCTCTCCTTGCTTGCGGTCTACGTGCGCCACTTCCAGCGGGTGGACGCCCTGGCCTCGGCGCAGATGCGGGGGGAGATGGTGGCGGCCATCCTGCGCAACCCGATCCAGCACGCGGGTTTGGGGCTGTCCGACGACGTGCCCTCCCAGGTCTTTCCAGGCCTCGGGGAGGTCCAGACCTGGGGGCGGACCCTGGAGGCGACAAGCAACGACACGGCGCTCCGTGCGGTGTACGGGGTGCCCAGCGGACTGGTCCTGGTGGTGTCGGACAGCGTGACCCTCAAGGCTTCCGGCTCCAGCGGCGACACCGTCGCCCTGACCCTTTCCGCCCCCGTGCCTGCGGACATGGCGGAGGTCGACGGGACCCGCACCAAAGGGTGGGTGTTCTTCGCCGCCTCGGAGAAACCCCTGAGGGTGCAGGCCCTTGCGGGGGCCACCCTGACCCTGCGCAACCCCCAGAGCACCGACGTCACCCTGGCGCCTTACGACGAACTGCTTTGGGTGCGGGCCCTGCGGGCCACCCGGCAGGGGGACACCCTCTACACGGAGGACGTGACCCTGTCGCCCCCCGCTCCCCGTCTGGAGGAGGGCAGTCTCTCGGACCTGCGTTTCCAGGTGCAGGGGGGAACCTGTACGGTCCACGTCCTGGCATGCGGCCAGGGGGGAGAGGGGACCCCGGGCATCCCGCCGGGCTGGCCCGCCTCCTTCGGCACGGTCCTTCCCGCGGCCAAAGCCCAGGCCCCCCACGCCTACGTCCGGGCCGCCTGGAGGGTGCGCAATTGA
- a CDS encoding PilC/PilY family type IV pilus protein, which translates to MADLFAARKGTPTEKGTYDRADKLKDRKPLYIQQWCQGNYAIVLTAGGQNRDNLDPVAAVKALHDTRLTYTGWGNDPEGKPYRSQPVKVFIVAFANPDPTSPKGLALKRTLERMADVGDDGEENGSAVPFYGNDVKSLLDSFKSIFRIIQNASGTGGAPLVSPQQDGSAEVFFNSFLPQDRRQWVGEVTCCTHGVTGNLLEKWRASQKLNARSYSTRTAYVPDYVQSGNRGLLPVQFSGTPPVLAHGAALGEKLGLAPVTQGGKTVSVGEQATLFLRWLLGDKTVSQGDLGILWNEDYPEDYPGKNDRERYKLTDAYHGGMVEVGKGTLAFPDRPSTLYAQTNQGMLHAFKVSDGTERWAFIPPQVMEGKRLLGLKRNNNAWLRSESLPRYLLDGPIAVEDATFSDGTVHTVLLGLTGRGGAGLYALDVSDPDSPTFLWAVENDLFAYEASSGSPKLKPKEERQVLRWSRGSTGVTRTAYAHAGLPFSWNYRELLWTVAYPPVGWVEDGTGRRYVFLLSNGANPTNLQGPGNANGAVYLGDLQTGAVIGRYDEGKEAGKDKGASVSPGNFLASPLVLKEGDSRKLGTFLVGDDQGGVWRGVSSFTSTGRSFTRILSPSVFPGSLGIAYSLAAGGQWGGVWLCGVTGDAEGLVSGSNTQGVFFSVRLREAEAGNIKSHTDLDEVLQGDQSASDSPKGFFLRFEHAAGFEELPTTPPVVKNGHVVFATFKPDMRPCKAGSARLYSLNLATGRGDWEGEQKYREVENVKISGLTVHGNKIYAGVTALLGNPDAQLKAAFGGSATRNPGSGNQNLLVLDTPPGFPKDPSSANVGRYHRLFWKKRF; encoded by the coding sequence TTGGCAGATCTCTTTGCTGCCCGCAAAGGTACACCAACGGAGAAGGGTACCTATGATCGTGCGGATAAGCTGAAGGACAGAAAGCCCCTCTACATCCAGCAGTGGTGTCAGGGGAACTACGCCATCGTTCTCACAGCGGGGGGACAGAATCGGGACAACCTGGACCCGGTGGCGGCGGTGAAAGCGCTTCACGATACCCGGCTCACCTACACAGGGTGGGGAAACGACCCGGAGGGGAAGCCCTACCGCTCCCAGCCCGTGAAGGTCTTCATCGTGGCCTTCGCCAATCCCGATCCCACCTCCCCCAAGGGACTGGCCCTGAAGCGGACTCTGGAGCGCATGGCGGACGTGGGGGACGACGGGGAGGAGAACGGCTCCGCCGTGCCCTTTTACGGCAACGACGTGAAGTCCCTGTTGGATTCCTTCAAGAGCATCTTCCGGATCATCCAGAACGCCAGCGGCACCGGGGGAGCCCCCCTGGTGAGCCCCCAGCAGGACGGCTCGGCGGAGGTGTTCTTCAACAGCTTCCTCCCCCAGGACCGGCGCCAGTGGGTGGGGGAGGTCACCTGCTGCACCCACGGGGTGACGGGAAACCTTCTGGAGAAGTGGCGGGCCTCCCAGAAGCTCAACGCCCGGTCCTACTCCACCCGGACCGCCTATGTGCCCGACTATGTCCAATCGGGCAATCGTGGTCTGTTGCCGGTGCAGTTCTCCGGGACTCCCCCCGTCCTGGCTCACGGGGCGGCTCTGGGGGAGAAACTGGGGCTTGCCCCGGTGACCCAGGGGGGGAAGACCGTCTCCGTGGGGGAGCAGGCGACCCTCTTCCTGCGGTGGCTGTTGGGGGACAAGACGGTGTCCCAGGGAGATCTGGGCATCCTGTGGAACGAGGACTACCCGGAGGACTATCCGGGAAAGAACGACCGGGAACGATACAAGCTCACCGACGCCTACCACGGGGGCATGGTGGAGGTGGGGAAGGGGACCCTGGCCTTTCCCGACCGGCCTTCCACTCTGTACGCCCAGACCAACCAGGGAATGCTTCACGCCTTCAAGGTGTCCGATGGGACGGAGCGTTGGGCCTTCATCCCCCCGCAGGTGATGGAGGGCAAGAGGCTGTTGGGACTCAAGCGGAACAACAATGCCTGGCTGCGCTCCGAATCCCTCCCCCGGTACCTGCTGGACGGGCCCATCGCCGTGGAGGACGCAACCTTCTCCGACGGCACCGTCCACACGGTGCTTCTGGGGCTCACGGGGCGTGGCGGGGCGGGGCTCTATGCCCTGGATGTCTCCGATCCTGATTCCCCCACGTTCCTCTGGGCGGTGGAGAACGACTTGTTCGCGTACGAGGCCTCCTCCGGCTCACCGAAACTGAAACCAAAGGAAGAAAGACAGGTGCTCCGCTGGTCTCGGGGTTCCACAGGGGTGACCCGGACGGCCTATGCCCACGCAGGTCTTCCCTTCTCCTGGAACTACCGAGAGCTGCTCTGGACGGTGGCCTACCCCCCCGTGGGCTGGGTGGAGGACGGCACGGGGAGGCGATACGTCTTTCTCCTGAGCAACGGGGCCAACCCCACCAACCTGCAGGGACCGGGGAACGCCAACGGGGCGGTCTACCTGGGGGATCTGCAGACCGGGGCGGTGATCGGGCGATATGATGAGGGTAAAGAAGCGGGAAAGGACAAAGGGGCCAGCGTCAGTCCCGGGAACTTCCTGGCTTCCCCCCTGGTTCTCAAAGAGGGGGATTCCCGCAAGCTGGGGACGTTCCTGGTGGGGGACGACCAGGGGGGAGTCTGGAGAGGAGTCTCAAGCTTTACCTCCACAGGGCGCTCCTTTACGAGGATTTTGTCTCCCAGCGTGTTCCCCGGTTCCCTGGGGATCGCCTATTCCCTGGCAGCGGGGGGACAATGGGGCGGGGTGTGGCTCTGCGGGGTGACGGGGGACGCGGAGGGGTTGGTCTCCGGCTCCAACACCCAGGGAGTGTTCTTCAGCGTCCGTCTGAGGGAGGCGGAAGCGGGGAACATTAAATCTCACACCGACCTGGACGAGGTTCTCCAGGGGGATCAGTCGGCCTCCGATTCCCCCAAGGGGTTCTTCCTTCGTTTCGAGCACGCCGCGGGTTTTGAGGAGCTGCCCACCACCCCGCCGGTGGTGAAGAACGGGCATGTGGTCTTCGCCACCTTCAAGCCCGACATGAGACCCTGCAAGGCGGGAAGCGCCCGCCTCTACTCCCTCAACCTGGCGACGGGACGGGGGGACTGGGAGGGGGAGCAGAAGTACCGGGAAGTGGAGAACGTGAAGATCTCCGGCCTGACGGTGCACGGAAACAAGATCTACGCGGGGGTGACGGCCCTGCTGGGAAACCCGGACGCGCAGCTCAAGGCGGCTTTCGGGGGCAGTGCCACCCGGAATCCCGGGTCGGGAAACCAGAACCTCCTGGTGCTGGACACCCCGCCGGGTTTCCCCAAGGATCCATCGTCCGCCAACGTGGGTCGGTACCATCGCCTTTTCTGGAAAAAACGTTTTTAG
- the pilM gene encoding type IV pilus biogenesis protein PilM has protein sequence MLGFFRKRRRSGAGLFAFGTTMQYLSLGGTKGSFSVEKCVDLPQELPPSQGDLFADADTLEANLLRLKERLGGKWGPPVSVGIQAKDVLVRIVEMPRLEPEDLRDAFRFEFDKYFPFPAQEACFDIAPIDHPSAREGGDQVHAVVAACRLHPMELFLTAADRLGLEVEAVEPSMLSLFRCLQGPNLPPEEGNLYVMAGLHSSLLVVGYRDHGILFRNVAHGFQEKELEEGRLQAFAREVYSTANFSNSQFRNLPIRKIYLGGYGSRYGEVLREGIESMSGIPVTLVDPWDLWNVQRRPDPPLGWEVVLGLALRSQDRP, from the coding sequence GTGTTGGGTTTCTTCCGCAAGAGGCGCAGGTCCGGAGCAGGGCTGTTCGCCTTCGGCACCACGATGCAGTACCTATCCCTGGGGGGGACGAAGGGCTCTTTCTCCGTGGAGAAATGCGTCGATCTGCCCCAGGAGCTTCCCCCTTCCCAGGGGGATCTGTTCGCCGATGCCGACACCCTGGAGGCCAACCTGCTCCGGCTGAAGGAACGGCTGGGCGGGAAGTGGGGGCCTCCCGTCTCCGTGGGCATCCAGGCCAAGGACGTGCTGGTGCGCATCGTGGAGATGCCCCGCCTGGAACCGGAAGACCTGCGGGACGCTTTCCGGTTCGAGTTCGACAAGTATTTTCCCTTCCCTGCCCAGGAGGCCTGTTTCGACATCGCCCCCATCGACCATCCTTCCGCCAGGGAAGGGGGAGACCAGGTCCATGCGGTGGTGGCGGCCTGCCGTCTTCACCCCATGGAGCTGTTCCTGACCGCAGCGGACCGCCTGGGCCTGGAAGTGGAGGCGGTGGAGCCCAGCATGTTGTCCCTCTTCCGCTGCCTTCAGGGACCGAACCTGCCTCCTGAAGAGGGGAACCTCTACGTCATGGCGGGGCTCCATTCGTCCCTCCTGGTGGTGGGGTACCGGGACCACGGCATCCTCTTCCGCAACGTGGCCCACGGGTTTCAGGAAAAGGAGCTGGAGGAGGGGCGGCTGCAGGCCTTCGCCCGAGAGGTCTACTCCACGGCGAACTTCTCGAACAGCCAGTTCCGCAACCTGCCCATCCGAAAGATCTATCTGGGAGGATACGGCAGCCGGTACGGCGAGGTCTTGAGGGAGGGGATCGAGAGCATGTCGGGGATTCCCGTCACCCTGGTGGACCCCTGGGACCTGTGGAACGTCCAGCGGCGCCCGGACCCGCCCCTCGGGTGGGAAGTCGTCCTGGGCCTGGCGCTTCGGAGCCAGGACCGGCCATGA
- a CDS encoding PilN domain-containing protein, translating to MRVLLDLRPPKLIKRPASQVSWVRVLLGLLGGGVLFLALVNLGYGTFRVVQFHREAARLEQERQQLEAQAGKLGSEAERLKKRQADLEGQLAFLQEDLPSLELLSALDVLTPQGVSLAGLQLKGKALTLRGSAENQDQIVAFTTALSGHPLFAKVLLPTADPPGEGETTGRLSFSLECVLQDWSAYLTKLRSGGP from the coding sequence ATGAGGGTTCTGCTGGATCTGCGGCCCCCGAAGCTGATCAAGCGGCCCGCATCCCAGGTCTCCTGGGTGCGGGTGCTTTTGGGGCTTCTGGGGGGAGGAGTGCTTTTCCTGGCCCTGGTAAACCTTGGGTACGGGACGTTCCGGGTGGTCCAGTTCCACCGGGAGGCGGCCCGGCTGGAACAGGAACGGCAACAGTTGGAGGCCCAGGCGGGAAAGCTGGGTTCGGAGGCGGAGCGATTGAAAAAACGCCAGGCCGACCTGGAGGGACAGCTTGCCTTTCTGCAGGAGGACCTGCCCTCCCTGGAGCTTCTGTCCGCCCTGGACGTGCTGACCCCCCAGGGGGTGTCCCTGGCGGGGCTCCAGCTTAAGGGAAAGGCCCTGACCCTTCGAGGGAGCGCGGAGAACCAGGACCAGATCGTGGCGTTCACCACGGCCCTTTCGGGACATCCCCTCTTCGCCAAGGTCCTGCTGCCCACTGCCGATCCCCCGGGGGAAGGGGAGACGACGGGGAGGCTTTCCTTCTCCCTGGAATGCGTGCTGCAGGACTGGAGCGCCTACCTGACGAAGCTGCGAAGCGGAGGGCCCTGA